The DNA sequence CATTCGCGGCAGTTGCAGCAACAGAAGGCATAATCCAGCTAAGCACCGGCAAACTTGTTTCTCTGTCCGAACAAGAGCTCGTCGATTGCGAGACCCGGAGCCACGGATGCTTCGGGGGGAAGCCCTGACGCCGCGTTCGACTACATCGCCAGCTGCAGCCCCGCGCCGGCAAGATCAGCGGGTACGAGAGTGTTCCGGCCAACGACGAGGCGGCGCTGCTGAACGCGGTGGCGAACCAGCCCGTCACCGTGGGCATCGACGCTGGCGGGGAGGAGTTCCGCAGCGGCGTTTTCACGGGAGATTGCGGGACGAATCTGAACCACGCGGTGACGATCGTCGGCTACGGGGAGAATAGCGACGGAATGAAGTATTGGTTGGTGAAGAATTCGTGGGGGACGAACTGGGGTGAGAATGGGTATGGGATGATTCAGAGGGAGAGTGGGAATATGGGAGGGCTTTGTGGCATTGCCATGAAACCATCCTATCCACTTGCTTAGATGAATTATAGAATTATTTATGTGTATTGTATGAATGTTTCCTTTATAGCATATATTGGGTACTATCAATGGAGTGAAGTGTCATAGTTGATTAGTAAAGAGTTTTTTAACTTTTGGTGTTGTTATAAGTTAACCGTGAAATGTTAATTGGGAGCTATTGTTTTATGTCTACTTCTTAATTATTTCTATGCTAATTTGGTACTACTATCTTTTTTAGGGCATATGTTGATTGTTATCAAAACAAGACATTTGATGGTGATGGTAGGAAACAAAATCGTGAATATAATAACACATTTTGGTACAATGTGCATGTAACTACCTAGTCAATTAGAATTTGAATGTGATTCAATCTTGACTGATGTTGAAACCAATTGCACTAGCTAGTAGTATATGAGAAGACACTATACTTAGGATTCTTGAATGAAGAATAAACACATAAACGATCAAATTGTTGTGGTTTCGCTTTTGTACGTAATGTGGTTTAAGCTTAGtgatttattatttcttttttaaaaataatgggATAACTATATTTCGACCTAACTTGGTAATTTGTTTAGTAATTTGACCTAATTTATAAAGCTGAAATTAAGCTTGTTGATTAGCATTTCACTTCTTGTCATTAAGCTTGTTGATTAGCATTTCAAAATTGTAAGCTCTTCAATTACGATCTCAAAAGTTCATATAAAAAAGTAAGGATATTAGTTGTGTGACTATTTAAAATCCAAATTTATAAGAACTTCAAAATTTTGAGTGTTGAACAAAAAATTACAGCTTCGTCCAACTGCTTTTAAATTTTCAAGAACAATCAAAATAACTGAATGGCAATGGataaaaatgatcaaatatcaaGTCCAAAACCAGCTAGGTTGCAAGATCATCAAGCTGGCTTGTTGAGGCACAATTTAGAGTAAACTAGAATTGAATCTAGAAAAAGCCCTTCCATCCCACAACAAACAACTCAGAGGATACACCAAAATAGTGAAATTAGCTATAGATAGATTTGAGAGAAAGGAACAAACTAGTGATGAGATCAGGCTCGTTTGCCGCTGCTGGGTTTGTCTTTGTGCAGAGCTTCCAGCGGCCTTTGGCGCGTCTACGCTTGATGAGTGCTATCCCACTGGTAGTGCTCATACGCTTGCGGAAGCCATGCGTTCGAGCCAGCGATTTTCTTGATCTGTTCCTCTTGGTTTGACACAGCAGATATTTGGATGCTCTCACAACTAGCCCACGCCTCTTCTCACTTGCCTTCCCAATGCTGGCACTCAGACACAAGCCCAATGACAATCCTAGGATTAACAACACAAACAATTTTTCAACTAATGAAAAGGGGTACCAACATGGTCCAATTCTTGAATCCTAAAGATCAAATTTTTACTATAACCGTACCCAAGTTTCATGACAGCATTGAACTAAAAGGGCCAAGCACTTCTTATATCCTTCAATTCTTGAATCCAGTAACCATAACCAAGTTTTATGATCGTACTGAACTCAAAGGAACAAACACTTCTTATATCCTTCAATTCTTGACTCCAAAAAATCAAATTCCATgaccatattttattatatggaCAAACACTACTAATATTCTTCATCTCTTGAACCCAATtgatcaaaattataaatttatgacAATAACCAAGTTTTATGACATCATTGAACTGATATGAACACTCACTACTTATATTCTTCAATTCTTTAATCCAAACGATCAAATTTTAGTATACCATAACCAACTTTATGAAATCATTGAACTAAAAGGGACAAGCACTACTTATATTCTTCAATTCTTGGATCCAAAAGATCAAATTTTACTATAACCATAACCAAGTTTTATGACAGCATTGAACTAAAAGAGACAAGCACTACTCACATTCTTCTAAAACACACAGCATATGTGCAATTGGGATAAAAACAACCCACCCCACACCACATCTCAGTCACACAAAATCAATCAATTAGGAAgctgaaattgaaaaaaataaatattggaACACAATGCCAGAACTCAATTGCAATACCAATAAATCAAAAATTGCCAAATTTGAACAGAGAAGCCACAATCCTAAAACAAAACCTGAGAAGGAAGAAgcggaagagagagaaagagatgatGGCGTGAAGGCAGAATGGAGAGGGCCAGAAGAAATCTGCGCCTTAGGTCTCGCGTTGAGTGAAAGAGAAGTAGCAGTTTTTGAAGCTAGTGAAATTGAAGCTGAAGGTGTGCTGAAATTACTCCCTCTGTAACACAGAGTTGTTCCCACTGAAAAGCAGGACGCCATTTTTTAGCTTGATTTCTCGCTCCCTACCTTGCCTTTGATCTTGTTATCCAAATTCAGGGGTTTGTTTCTACTGCCTTATCTTGAATTTTCTTCAACCAAACGTTAAAAAAATTGGCTTGGGCTTTGTCATATTCATTTTAATATTTGTTGGGCCCAATTTGACACCATGGCCAATTTATATGG is a window from the Salvia splendens isolate huo1 unplaced genomic scaffold, SspV2 ctg437, whole genome shotgun sequence genome containing:
- the LOC121790196 gene encoding 50S ribosomal protein L34, chloroplastic-like, which produces MASCFSVGTTLCYRGSNFSTPSASISLASKTATSLSLNARPKAQISSGPLHSAFTPSSLSLSSASSFSGLSLGLCLSASIGKASEKRRGLVVRASKYLLCQTKRNRSRKSLARTHGFRKRMSTTSGIALIKRRRAKGRWKLCTKTNPAAANEPDLITSLFLSLKSIYS